In Juglans microcarpa x Juglans regia isolate MS1-56 chromosome 8D, Jm3101_v1.0, whole genome shotgun sequence, the following are encoded in one genomic region:
- the LOC121241878 gene encoding uncharacterized protein LOC121241878 isoform X1 → MAGREVREYTNLTDPKDKKWGKGKEKIDDEDITFQRMVAKMQEVAGERGGYLHGRGALDSDDLLYLKEQMEAEEDAERLLRRTEKRAFAAFKKAASLADSSPASVPLPLRVEPKPKSGIRQQDLLRKVVEIKPKRLRTSSTSDGNQLTAASSDYGPKNLVPDSHQKGKGQPEADHGEKEWSSTRSNKAEGGGNVETPVRSLLGLAYASSDDDED, encoded by the exons ATGGCAGGAAGAGAGGTACGCGAATACACCAATCTCACCGACCCCAAAG ATAAGAAATGGGGGAAAGGGAAGGAGAAGATAGATGATGAAGATATCACTTTCCAGCGCATGGTTGCAAAG ATGCAAGAGGTTGCAGGAGAGCGTGGAGGCTACCTGCATGGGCGTGGCG CCTTGGACAGTGATGATCTACTCTATCTAAAGGAGCAGATGGAAGCAGAGGAGGATGCAGAACGCCTCCTTCGTCGTACTGAGAAACGGGCATTTGCTGCGTTTAAG AAAGCAGCGAGTTTAGCAGATTCTTCACCTGCATCAGTCCCCTTGCCACTTCGAGTTGAGCCCAAACCAAAGAGTGGAATCAg ACAGCAGGATCTTTTGAGAAAGGTGGTGGAAATTAAACCCAAACGGCTAAGAACTTCTAGCACCTCTGATGGTAATCAATTAACTGCAGCTTCAAGTGATTATGGTCCCAAGAATCTCGTGCCCGATTCTCACCAGAAGGGGAAAGGGCAGCCTGAGGCTGACCATGGGGAGAAAGAGTGGTCTTCAACAAGATCGAATAAAGCAGAGGGAGGTGGCAATGTTGAAACTCCTGTTAGGAGTTTACTAGGCTTAGCATATGCaagttctgatgatgatgaagactGA
- the LOC121241878 gene encoding uncharacterized protein LOC121241878 isoform X2, producing the protein MQEVAGERGGYLHGRGALDSDDLLYLKEQMEAEEDAERLLRRTEKRAFAAFKKAASLADSSPASVPLPLRVEPKPKSGIRQQDLLRKVVEIKPKRLRTSSTSDGNQLTAASSDYGPKNLVPDSHQKGKGQPEADHGEKEWSSTRSNKAEGGGNVETPVRSLLGLAYASSDDDED; encoded by the exons ATGCAAGAGGTTGCAGGAGAGCGTGGAGGCTACCTGCATGGGCGTGGCG CCTTGGACAGTGATGATCTACTCTATCTAAAGGAGCAGATGGAAGCAGAGGAGGATGCAGAACGCCTCCTTCGTCGTACTGAGAAACGGGCATTTGCTGCGTTTAAG AAAGCAGCGAGTTTAGCAGATTCTTCACCTGCATCAGTCCCCTTGCCACTTCGAGTTGAGCCCAAACCAAAGAGTGGAATCAg ACAGCAGGATCTTTTGAGAAAGGTGGTGGAAATTAAACCCAAACGGCTAAGAACTTCTAGCACCTCTGATGGTAATCAATTAACTGCAGCTTCAAGTGATTATGGTCCCAAGAATCTCGTGCCCGATTCTCACCAGAAGGGGAAAGGGCAGCCTGAGGCTGACCATGGGGAGAAAGAGTGGTCTTCAACAAGATCGAATAAAGCAGAGGGAGGTGGCAATGTTGAAACTCCTGTTAGGAGTTTACTAGGCTTAGCATATGCaagttctgatgatgatgaagactGA